In the Geobacter sp. FeAm09 genome, one interval contains:
- a CDS encoding ATP-binding protein — MKLNAKLVIIMLTLLVLAMLTLFILNQSAQDDLVREIQESSQEISKAVQMSIADLTSEAETSRLTDYLHNARDKGINEINIISNEGEIIDSSDPEKIGKKREVKKLEKGIRAVQRPVGGSLLSQRPYEVVVPVIVGDEQLGYVQINMLLDKIRDIQHANFIRRLFATTMVFVVGIALTIFLARRYTDPIHRLVDVFKRVSSGDLSVTIHADSKDEIGDLATGFNTMVEKLREREALEKRLYEAEHLSRVGQLASGIAHEIRNPLNYISLAIDHLRADMLPLCGERREELESLADKIKEEVRRANYMVLNFMNYGRPLKLRRVLVSYGDILAKTLPLLHERLSEQRIVLEQHLDPDLPLLWVDQELLRNCIINFVTNAAQAMNDGGVITLGAARDEGAGRVRLTFADQGKGIGEEDLAKIFQPYFTTKEAGIGLGLAITERIIKEHGGEILVESRSGEGTTFTVSLPLQPAEPDHSREEGAV; from the coding sequence ATGAAGCTCAACGCCAAACTCGTCATTATCATGCTCACACTGCTGGTACTGGCCATGCTGACCCTCTTCATCCTCAACCAGTCCGCCCAGGACGATCTGGTGCGCGAGATCCAGGAAAGCTCCCAGGAGATCTCCAAGGCGGTGCAGATGAGTATCGCGGACCTCACCTCCGAAGCGGAAACCTCCCGCCTGACGGATTATCTCCACAATGCCCGCGACAAGGGGATCAATGAAATCAACATCATCAGCAATGAAGGTGAGATCATCGATTCCTCCGACCCCGAGAAGATCGGCAAGAAGCGCGAAGTGAAGAAACTGGAAAAGGGGATCCGGGCGGTCCAGCGCCCCGTCGGCGGCTCCCTCCTCTCCCAGAGGCCGTACGAGGTGGTGGTCCCGGTCATCGTGGGGGACGAACAACTCGGCTATGTGCAGATCAACATGCTCCTGGACAAGATCCGCGACATCCAGCACGCCAACTTCATCCGCCGCCTGTTTGCCACCACCATGGTGTTCGTCGTCGGCATCGCCCTGACCATCTTCCTGGCGCGCCGCTATACGGACCCGATCCATCGCCTGGTCGATGTCTTCAAGCGGGTTTCGTCGGGCGACCTGTCGGTGACCATCCACGCCGACAGCAAGGACGAGATCGGCGACCTGGCCACCGGCTTCAACACCATGGTGGAGAAGCTGCGCGAACGGGAGGCGTTGGAAAAGCGGCTTTATGAGGCCGAGCACCTCTCCCGCGTCGGCCAGCTGGCGTCCGGCATTGCCCATGAGATTCGTAATCCGCTGAACTACATCAGCCTTGCCATCGATCACCTGAGGGCCGACATGCTCCCTCTGTGCGGCGAGCGCCGGGAGGAGTTGGAGAGCCTGGCCGACAAGATCAAGGAAGAGGTGCGCCGGGCCAACTACATGGTGCTCAATTTCATGAATTACGGGCGGCCGCTCAAGCTGCGGCGGGTGCTGGTCTCCTACGGGGATATCCTGGCGAAGACCTTGCCGCTCTTGCACGAACGGCTGTCGGAGCAGCGCATCGTGCTGGAACAGCACCTCGACCCGGACCTGCCGCTTTTGTGGGTCGATCAGGAACTGCTGCGCAACTGCATCATCAACTTTGTCACCAACGCCGCCCAGGCCATGAACGACGGCGGCGTCATCACGCTGGGGGCCGCCAGGGACGAAGGGGCGGGTCGGGTGCGGCTGACCTTTGCCGACCAGGGGAAGGGCATCGGCGAGGAAGACCTGGCCAAGATATTCCAGCCCTATTTTACCACCAAAGAGGCGGGTATCGGGCTGGGCCTGGCCATAACCGAGCGGATCATCAAGGAACATGGCGGCGAAATTCTGGTGGAAAGCCGGTCCGGCGAGGGAACGACATTTACCGTGTCGCTGCCGCTGCAACCGGCGGAGCCGGATCATTCCAGAGAAGAGGGGGCCGTGTAG
- a CDS encoding glycosyltransferase family 4 protein, with protein MIYLNAEVVSGLGEDTFWTWFKREFPSSLFENPAGFNNNDMVLRYSTLGFLNRAPVKSIALLWELLPEMKVVFNSHEWDQKLDKIYECAKYCTYRVVASPLAKPYYDAFGTVDIIPIGVNTDLFRPMNARDALRDKYGIPRHKRVGFWGGTTHPMKGFGRLQQWASEHPDVHWIIVWKQEAEASRMAGASNFTLVNQEMLAELFNCADFILCSGMLKPFYMIEWEAMASNLPVVILDGVRKDFEPSQNPRDDIFRLGWDRGSVKKTWASYLEQRGITW; from the coding sequence ATGATCTATCTTAACGCAGAGGTTGTCAGCGGGTTGGGCGAGGATACCTTCTGGACCTGGTTCAAAAGGGAGTTTCCCAGCAGCTTGTTCGAGAACCCGGCCGGGTTCAACAACAATGATATGGTATTGCGCTATTCCACCCTCGGCTTTCTGAACAGAGCCCCGGTAAAGAGTATCGCCCTCTTGTGGGAGCTGCTGCCCGAGATGAAGGTGGTATTCAACTCCCATGAGTGGGACCAGAAGCTCGACAAGATATATGAATGCGCTAAATACTGCACCTATCGGGTTGTCGCCTCGCCCCTGGCCAAGCCGTATTATGACGCGTTCGGCACCGTCGATATCATTCCCATCGGCGTGAATACCGACCTCTTCAGGCCGATGAATGCCAGGGACGCCTTGCGCGACAAGTACGGCATCCCGCGCCACAAGCGGGTCGGGTTCTGGGGGGGGACGACCCATCCCATGAAAGGGTTTGGCCGCCTTCAGCAGTGGGCAAGCGAACACCCGGACGTCCACTGGATCATCGTGTGGAAACAGGAGGCGGAGGCGTCCCGGATGGCGGGCGCCAGCAATTTCACCCTGGTCAACCAGGAGATGCTGGCCGAACTCTTCAACTGTGCCGATTTCATCCTGTGCAGCGGCATGCTCAAGCCGTTTTACATGATCGAGTGGGAGGCGATGGCTAGCAACCTGCCGGTCGTCATCCTGGACGGCGTCCGTAAGGATTTCGAGCCGTCGCAGAATCCCCGCGACGATATCTTCCGCCTAGGGTGGGACCGCGGGTCAGTCAAGAAAACATGGGCTTCATATCTGGAACAAAGGGGTATCACATGGTAA
- a CDS encoding BamA/TamA family outer membrane protein: MSKACHTIDRSLITFAFSLFLAVLLGGCTSYIPREKVPGVFASYTSTTPVKVVTIPLPVIASSPNEGITAGALTAFLFHNKSDEINALLAPQVNHNTNFGVTTSLYGAFYPTPDRNAEINLSQATTINNDYEIKLHDKSLFDKQLELNLLTYAFSDGSARFFGFEAKSPKQRETNYTDTEIGFNLSAGYDIGRHFQLVLGERYRKVRIEPGAVKGIPYIKNQFGSGHVPGIDGFATHSQRISLVYSTLDSATTPTFGGFAKITFEPSFRALGGAADFRHYEAEAKGFIPLDNARYVSVFRLMYNQTLGKGVPFLEQSILGGETTLRGYGRNRFIDNSFLLCNLEERIRLFRWEIFNVTADWEVAPFVDLGAVMEALDKARTSNFEFNPGIGFRAIVRPNIIGRVDLGVGRDGPAIFVGLGYPF, from the coding sequence ATGTCAAAAGCGTGCCACACCATAGACAGAAGCCTGATTACGTTTGCCTTTTCCCTGTTCCTTGCCGTGCTGCTCGGCGGTTGCACGAGCTACATTCCACGGGAAAAGGTTCCCGGCGTATTTGCGTCCTATACCAGCACCACCCCGGTCAAGGTGGTCACCATACCGCTGCCGGTAATCGCCTCCAGTCCCAACGAGGGGATAACCGCCGGGGCATTGACCGCCTTTCTGTTTCATAACAAGAGCGACGAGATCAATGCCCTCCTGGCGCCCCAGGTGAACCACAACACGAACTTCGGCGTCACCACGTCCCTCTACGGCGCGTTTTATCCCACGCCCGACCGGAATGCGGAGATCAACCTCTCCCAGGCCACCACCATCAACAACGATTACGAAATCAAGCTGCACGACAAGAGCCTTTTCGACAAGCAGTTGGAACTCAACCTTTTGACCTATGCCTTCAGTGACGGCTCCGCCCGTTTCTTCGGCTTCGAGGCCAAAAGCCCCAAACAGCGGGAGACCAATTACACCGATACGGAAATCGGTTTCAACCTGTCCGCGGGCTACGACATCGGCCGCCATTTCCAACTGGTTCTGGGGGAGCGCTACCGCAAGGTCCGCATCGAGCCGGGGGCGGTCAAGGGCATCCCTTACATCAAAAACCAGTTCGGGAGCGGGCATGTCCCGGGGATAGACGGATTTGCCACCCATTCCCAGCGCATCTCCCTGGTCTACAGTACGCTGGATTCCGCCACCACCCCCACCTTCGGAGGCTTTGCCAAGATAACCTTTGAACCTTCGTTCAGGGCACTCGGCGGTGCGGCCGACTTCCGCCATTACGAGGCTGAAGCCAAGGGCTTCATCCCCTTGGACAACGCCCGCTACGTCAGCGTCTTCCGCCTCATGTACAATCAGACCCTGGGGAAAGGCGTTCCTTTTCTGGAACAGAGTATTCTGGGGGGGGAGACCACCTTGCGGGGGTACGGCAGGAACCGCTTCATCGACAACAGTTTCCTTCTCTGCAACCTGGAGGAGCGGATCAGGCTGTTCCGCTGGGAGATATTCAACGTGACCGCAGATTGGGAGGTTGCCCCCTTCGTCGACCTGGGGGCGGTGATGGAAGCCTTGGACAAGGCCCGCACCAGCAACTTCGAATTCAACCCCGGCATCGGCTTCCGCGCCATTGTCCGGCCGAATATCATCGGCCGGGTCGATCTGGGGGTCGGCCGGGATGGCCCGGCCATCTTCGTCGGCCTGGGCTACCCGTTCTGA
- a CDS encoding sugar nucleotide-binding protein yields MKQVLILGASGMLGGMITDVLSRDPDLRITATVRSDELVQACAAAIPACTWARFDAESGDIRHLLASGPFDAVINAIGIIKPYIKDDNPAQTERAVRINALFPHILARAAAERGVRVLQIATDCVYSGRDGNYGEAAPHDALDVYGKSKSLGEVAAANVAHIRCSIIGPEPKAHVSLLDWFLGQAPGATVNGFTNHLWNGVTTLHYGKACAGIIKAGLELPQKLHLVPTATITKADMLGCFAQAYGRTDITVNHVEAGTVIDRTLQTADPELNRQIWRAAGYAAPPTVPDMIAEMGRFDFRLAKLD; encoded by the coding sequence ATGAAACAGGTTCTCATCCTTGGCGCTTCCGGCATGCTCGGCGGCATGATCACCGATGTCCTCTCCCGCGACCCCGATCTCCGGATTACCGCAACCGTGCGCAGCGACGAACTTGTGCAGGCATGCGCCGCCGCTATTCCCGCATGCACGTGGGCCCGTTTCGACGCCGAAAGCGGCGACATCCGGCACCTGCTCGCCAGCGGTCCGTTCGACGCCGTCATCAACGCCATCGGCATCATCAAACCCTACATCAAGGACGACAACCCGGCCCAGACCGAGCGGGCCGTCAGGATCAACGCCCTGTTCCCCCATATCCTGGCCCGGGCCGCCGCCGAACGGGGCGTCCGCGTGCTCCAGATCGCCACGGACTGCGTCTATTCGGGGCGCGACGGTAACTATGGCGAGGCGGCCCCCCACGACGCCCTGGACGTGTACGGCAAGAGCAAGAGCCTGGGCGAGGTGGCGGCCGCCAATGTGGCCCACATCCGCTGTTCCATCATCGGCCCCGAGCCCAAGGCCCACGTCTCCCTCCTGGACTGGTTCCTGGGGCAGGCGCCGGGTGCCACGGTCAATGGCTTTACCAACCATCTGTGGAACGGCGTTACGACCCTGCACTATGGCAAGGCATGCGCCGGCATCATCAAGGCCGGGCTGGAACTGCCGCAAAAGCTCCATCTCGTACCCACGGCGACCATCACCAAGGCCGACATGCTGGGATGCTTCGCCCAGGCGTACGGCCGCACCGACATCACCGTGAACCACGTGGAAGCCGGCACGGTTATCGACCGCACCCTCCAGACCGCCGATCCGGAGCTGAACCGGCAGATCTGGCGGGCGGCCGGTTATGCCGCGCCGCCCACGGTCCCGGACATGATCGCCGAGATGGGGCGTTTCGACTTCCGCCTTGCCAAGCTCGACTAA
- a CDS encoding sigma-54 dependent transcriptional regulator: protein MAATQGSILIVDDEKGQRDILTVILKKEGYDVADVPGVREALEQLGRREFDLIMTDLKMQGQSGLDLLEAVQATDPQQCVILMTAHGTVDSAVEAMKKGAFDYLEKPLERDNLILTLRRAFERIGLVRENRVLLKRVEQIQTIPNILGEHPKMREVFRVVNKIAATSSTVLIVGESGTGKELVARAIHDGSQRRDKPFMAINCAAIPDSLMESELFGHEKGSFTGANAREIGIFEAANGGTVFLDEIGEMNVAMQAKLLRAIQEKEIRRVGGKVNLPLDVRILSATNKELEQEIKRGNFREDLFYRLNVIRINLPPLRERGSDVKTLAEYFVKKYSQASGIAVEGISRPAFKLLMNYTWPGNVRQLESVIERSVLMAESNYIEPEDLPAEVTATSALGGGIPFDLPPEGIAFEELEKGLIIKAMERADWVIGKAAPLLGMSYKTLQYRLDKFGIERPEKRFKLS from the coding sequence GTGGCTGCCACACAGGGAAGTATACTGATCGTCGATGATGAAAAGGGCCAGCGGGATATCCTTACCGTGATCCTGAAGAAAGAGGGCTACGACGTCGCCGACGTGCCCGGGGTGCGCGAGGCCCTGGAACAGTTGGGGCGGCGGGAGTTCGACCTGATCATGACCGACCTGAAGATGCAGGGGCAGAGCGGCCTTGACCTTTTGGAGGCGGTCCAGGCCACGGATCCCCAGCAGTGCGTCATTCTCATGACTGCCCACGGCACGGTGGACTCCGCGGTCGAGGCCATGAAGAAGGGGGCCTTCGACTACCTGGAAAAACCGCTGGAACGGGACAACCTGATCCTCACCCTGCGCCGGGCCTTCGAGCGCATCGGGCTGGTCCGGGAAAACCGGGTCCTCTTGAAGCGGGTCGAGCAGATCCAGACCATCCCCAACATCCTGGGCGAACATCCCAAGATGCGGGAGGTGTTCCGCGTCGTGAACAAGATCGCCGCAACCAGCTCCACGGTGCTGATCGTGGGTGAATCGGGCACCGGCAAGGAGTTGGTCGCCCGGGCCATCCACGACGGCAGCCAGCGCCGGGACAAGCCGTTCATGGCCATCAACTGCGCGGCCATCCCCGATTCCCTGATGGAAAGCGAACTTTTCGGCCACGAAAAGGGGAGCTTTACGGGCGCCAATGCCCGCGAGATCGGCATCTTCGAGGCGGCCAACGGCGGCACGGTGTTCCTGGACGAGATCGGCGAGATGAACGTGGCCATGCAGGCCAAGCTGCTGCGGGCCATCCAGGAAAAGGAGATCCGCCGGGTGGGGGGCAAGGTCAATCTTCCGCTGGACGTGCGCATCCTTTCCGCCACCAACAAGGAACTGGAGCAGGAGATCAAGCGGGGGAACTTCCGTGAGGATCTTTTCTACCGGCTCAATGTGATCCGCATCAACCTCCCCCCCCTGCGGGAGCGGGGAAGCGATGTCAAAACTTTGGCGGAATATTTCGTGAAAAAATACAGCCAGGCCTCCGGCATAGCAGTGGAGGGCATTTCCCGGCCGGCATTCAAACTGCTCATGAATTACACCTGGCCCGGCAACGTGCGCCAGTTGGAATCGGTCATCGAGCGTTCCGTCCTGATGGCGGAGAGCAACTACATCGAACCGGAAGACCTGCCGGCCGAGGTCACCGCCACGTCCGCCCTGGGCGGCGGCATCCCCTTTGACCTGCCGCCGGAGGGGATCGCCTTCGAGGAGTTGGAGAAGGGGCTCATCATCAAGGCCATGGAACGGGCCGATTGGGTGATCGGCAAGGCGGCCCCCCTGTTGGGCATGAGCTACAAAACCCTCCAGTACCGCCTGGACAAATTCGGGATCGAACGGCCGGAGAAGCGATTCAAGCTTTCGTGA
- a CDS encoding methyltransferase domain-containing protein, which translates to MVIALKKLNLACGNIVLTGWDNLDYECRANGVIACNLTEKLPYGDNSVDEIFTSHFLEHLKLRTEAIPFLQECERVLKPGGVLSIIVPDFEMLTITKVFDYHHNKFRTPEEQLRWLVGAVFGEGRAKWDYHASGWFEERFREMDSGKISIDPSAGGSIPIWEKMDLTKIIKKWREHSPYEITAIFNKQKGENGKKYEPTWINEEPIVGKGFISPLEYTLNRLPIMANNTPNGDMDGIIRQVDSACNSLSDISDVLPVVKSGNLSENGSTERYTVVYDKGRMLESIWVAHYLIYQKFIHLADKSVTIDLCSESGAGTKLISEYTGRLAIGVDYSDDALRFATKNNSSPHTEYHRLDLNLYDDIRTLKEMIRQGGVKQMFFVEGIEHLKFPYEIVLSALDAGVERIFISTPIVHDHEVNDEHYHITPFTDAYLADFISRFDARIVSYCKHMRLDNIQRELAAGHQLGFFMENYFTGTRPESGNYLISITQ; encoded by the coding sequence ATGGTGATCGCCTTGAAAAAATTGAACTTGGCATGTGGCAATATAGTATTAACAGGATGGGATAATCTGGATTACGAGTGCCGGGCTAATGGTGTTATTGCTTGTAATCTGACAGAAAAATTACCTTATGGTGATAATTCTGTTGATGAAATTTTTACAAGCCATTTTTTGGAGCATTTAAAGTTAAGGACTGAAGCGATACCATTCTTGCAGGAATGTGAAAGGGTTTTGAAACCTGGCGGTGTTTTGTCAATAATCGTCCCAGACTTTGAAATGCTGACAATAACAAAAGTTTTTGATTATCATCACAATAAGTTTAGAACTCCGGAAGAGCAGCTTCGATGGCTTGTGGGGGCAGTTTTTGGAGAAGGGCGTGCCAAATGGGACTACCACGCTAGTGGCTGGTTTGAAGAAAGATTTCGCGAAATGGACAGTGGTAAAATCTCCATTGATCCTTCAGCAGGCGGCTCGATACCTATCTGGGAAAAGATGGATTTAACGAAGATAATCAAAAAATGGCGCGAGCATTCACCTTATGAGATCACGGCCATTTTCAATAAACAGAAAGGTGAAAACGGTAAGAAATACGAACCAACCTGGATAAACGAAGAGCCAATTGTTGGAAAAGGATTTATATCTCCATTGGAATATACTTTAAATAGGTTGCCAATTATGGCTAATAACACACCAAATGGAGATATGGATGGAATTATTAGACAGGTCGATAGTGCCTGTAATTCTCTATCTGATATATCAGACGTTTTGCCTGTGGTTAAAAGCGGCAACTTGTCTGAAAATGGCAGTACGGAGCGATACACGGTAGTCTATGATAAAGGCCGCATGCTGGAATCCATATGGGTCGCGCATTACCTGATCTACCAGAAATTTATCCACCTGGCGGACAAGTCCGTAACGATCGACCTGTGTTCCGAGTCGGGAGCCGGTACGAAACTGATCTCCGAATATACGGGAAGGCTGGCCATCGGCGTGGACTACTCCGATGATGCGCTACGGTTCGCCACCAAGAACAACTCGTCGCCCCATACGGAATATCATCGGCTCGATCTCAATCTGTACGACGATATCCGCACCTTGAAGGAAATGATCCGCCAGGGGGGCGTCAAGCAGATGTTTTTTGTCGAGGGGATAGAGCATCTCAAATTTCCCTATGAAATAGTATTATCAGCTCTCGATGCAGGCGTTGAAAGAATTTTTATCTCTACCCCCATTGTCCATGACCATGAGGTCAATGACGAACACTATCATATCACCCCCTTCACGGATGCGTATCTCGCGGATTTCATCAGCAGGTTCGATGCCCGGATCGTCTCCTACTGCAAGCACATGCGGCTGGACAATATCCAGCGGGAACTGGCTGCCGGGCACCAATTGGGTTTCTTCATGGAGAATTACTTTACCGGCACCAGGCCGGAAAGCGGTAATTATCTGATATCAATAACGCAATAA
- a CDS encoding dTDP-4-dehydrorhamnose 3,5-epimerase family protein: MDSVKLLDGGLAVDDRGSVSFVNGFGFEGVKRFYAVANHRQGFIRAWHGHRREAKYVYVSQGSALVCAVKVDDWDNPSPGLPVERFVLSAAKPSVLYIPAGYANGFMSLSADAQLLFFSTSTVEESRGDDIRFDARFWDPWHIMER; encoded by the coding sequence ATGGATTCTGTAAAGCTGTTGGACGGGGGGCTGGCGGTGGACGACCGCGGCTCGGTCTCCTTTGTGAATGGTTTCGGCTTCGAAGGGGTGAAGCGGTTTTACGCGGTAGCCAACCACCGCCAGGGGTTCATCCGCGCCTGGCACGGCCACCGCCGGGAGGCAAAATACGTGTACGTCAGCCAGGGAAGCGCACTCGTCTGCGCCGTGAAGGTGGATGACTGGGACAATCCCTCGCCCGGGCTTCCCGTGGAGCGCTTTGTCCTGAGCGCGGCCAAGCCGTCCGTACTGTATATTCCGGCCGGCTATGCCAACGGCTTCATGTCGCTCAGCGCCGATGCCCAGTTGCTGTTCTTCTCCACCTCCACGGTCGAGGAAAGCCGGGGGGACGACATCCGTTTCGACGCCCGCTTCTGGGACCCGTGGCACATCATGGAACGATAG
- a CDS encoding glycosyltransferase — MVKISIAALIYKSTRFAEWLYDSIHEFTPLVRSGEAEFFFIANDPTEKLVAFLEQKGYPYYVNHNPRRTEEELFRLGYGTPEYIHRVYRGWNQAILRAKGELVVLLNSDNYVSPDWLENMLKYMGRDKVVCSQLVERKHPKYDVFPGAYHAEFGSLPDNFDKQGFLQFVLRQKITGLRQGGAYMPCMLYKDQAAEVGLYPEGNLAGNSFNDVVGYGDEVFFNKLARIGVQHVTALDSIVYHLKEGEMDFDVAAEPGVDQRSAELFSRGAEHLEKAVHCFYEAINLEPGITAKSVEALNIIDVIKKYDAFQKMKSEVVAGMVKK, encoded by the coding sequence ATGGTAAAGATTTCGATTGCGGCCCTGATCTACAAGTCTACCCGCTTTGCCGAGTGGCTGTATGACTCGATTCACGAGTTCACCCCCCTCGTGCGGAGCGGTGAAGCCGAGTTCTTCTTCATCGCCAACGATCCGACGGAGAAACTGGTCGCATTCCTGGAGCAGAAGGGGTACCCGTACTACGTCAACCACAACCCCCGCAGGACCGAAGAGGAGTTGTTCCGGCTCGGTTATGGGACCCCCGAATATATCCACAGGGTGTACCGGGGGTGGAACCAGGCGATACTCCGCGCCAAGGGAGAACTGGTCGTCCTGCTGAACAGCGATAACTACGTGTCCCCCGACTGGCTTGAAAATATGCTGAAATACATGGGGCGCGACAAAGTCGTCTGTTCGCAGTTGGTTGAGCGCAAGCACCCGAAGTACGATGTTTTCCCCGGCGCCTACCACGCGGAATTCGGTTCTCTTCCCGACAATTTCGATAAGCAGGGCTTTTTGCAGTTCGTCCTCAGGCAGAAGATCACCGGTCTCAGACAAGGTGGGGCCTATATGCCCTGCATGTTGTACAAGGACCAGGCGGCGGAGGTGGGACTGTATCCGGAAGGGAACCTGGCCGGGAACTCCTTCAATGACGTCGTCGGCTACGGTGACGAGGTGTTCTTCAATAAGCTCGCCCGGATCGGCGTACAGCATGTGACGGCCCTCGATTCCATCGTGTACCACCTGAAGGAAGGGGAGATGGATTTCGACGTCGCTGCCGAGCCGGGGGTGGATCAACGTAGCGCGGAACTGTTTTCCCGCGGTGCGGAGCATTTGGAGAAGGCCGTACACTGTTTTTATGAAGCCATAAACCTTGAGCCGGGAATAACGGCGAAAAGCGTGGAAGCCCTCAACATCATCGATGTCATCAAGAAGTACGACGCATTCCAGAAGATGAAATCCGAGGTGGTTGCGGGCATGGTCAAAAAGTAG
- a CDS encoding NAD(P)-dependent oxidoreductase, with the protein MKILIVGGAGYIGGAITDQLMDSGHDIKVYDTLLYEESYRKPVPFVYGDLRSREALLPLLKWADTVVWLAALVGDGACALNPDVAEEINYYSVKWLADNFHGRIVFMSTCSVYGAQDKELDEQSPTNPLSVYASTKLAAEKALEGKNAIIFRLGTIYGVGDIFSRIRLDLVVNILVVKAHTTGVIRVFGGDQFRPLLHVKDAARAVVDNIGTSHTGIYNLHRQNVRIIDLAYQVRNHFPDLVIEQTEMSFQDARNYRVKSDKAIATFGFKPQYSIDDGIEEVKDLVINNRIKDVNNPRFTNQVFLETYKTHLL; encoded by the coding sequence ATGAAAATTCTCATTGTCGGCGGTGCCGGTTATATCGGAGGGGCCATAACGGACCAGCTCATGGACAGCGGGCACGACATCAAGGTCTACGATACCCTGCTGTACGAGGAGAGCTACCGCAAGCCGGTTCCCTTCGTGTACGGCGACCTGCGCAGCCGTGAAGCGCTCCTGCCGCTCCTGAAGTGGGCCGATACGGTCGTCTGGCTGGCGGCGCTGGTGGGCGACGGGGCCTGTGCCCTGAATCCCGATGTGGCGGAAGAGATCAACTATTACTCCGTGAAGTGGCTGGCCGACAATTTTCACGGGCGCATCGTCTTCATGTCCACCTGCTCGGTGTACGGCGCCCAGGACAAGGAACTCGACGAGCAATCCCCCACCAACCCCCTCTCGGTCTACGCCTCCACGAAGCTGGCGGCGGAAAAGGCCCTCGAAGGGAAGAACGCCATCATCTTCCGCCTCGGCACGATCTACGGGGTCGGCGACATCTTCTCCCGCATCCGGCTCGACCTGGTGGTGAACATCCTGGTGGTCAAGGCCCATACCACCGGCGTCATCCGGGTTTTCGGCGGCGACCAGTTCCGCCCCCTTCTGCACGTCAAGGATGCCGCCCGGGCGGTGGTGGACAACATCGGTACCTCCCACACCGGGATCTACAACCTGCATCGCCAGAATGTGCGCATCATCGACCTGGCGTACCAGGTGCGCAACCATTTCCCGGACCTGGTCATCGAACAGACCGAGATGAGCTTCCAGGATGCCCGCAACTATCGCGTCAAAAGCGACAAGGCCATCGCCACCTTCGGCTTCAAGCCCCAGTATTCCATAGACGACGGCATCGAGGAGGTCAAGGACCTGGTAATCAACAACCGCATCAAGGATGTCAACAACCCGCGCTTCACCAACCAGGTGTTCCTTGAGACATACAAGACGCATCTGCTGTAA
- the wecB gene encoding non-hydrolyzing UDP-N-acetylglucosamine 2-epimerase — MKILTILGTRPEIIRLSRIVAKLDQLCDHVVVHTGQNYDVNLNDIFFQQLGVRAPDHYLGAKGSFGEQLGTIVAGMERVFDREKPDRFLVLGDTNSSLGAIAAKRMGIPVYHMEAGNRCYDDRVPEEVNRRIIDHSSDILLPYTERSRQNLLREGIPGERIYVTGNPINEVINHYQPQIAQSRILEELGVAAGKYFLVTMHRAENVDIKERIESLTTTFARLQKEYGLPFIISTHPRTRARMEQFGMDTANPLLRFMPPFGFFEFITLERNAFCVLSDSGTVQEECAIFGVPNVTIRDVTERPETLECGSNMLSGAEVESVMTCVKTVLSAACDWEAPKEYRAEQVSEVVTKIVLGYR, encoded by the coding sequence ATGAAAATCCTTACCATTCTGGGCACCCGGCCCGAGATCATCCGCCTGAGCCGCATCGTGGCCAAGCTCGACCAACTCTGCGACCATGTGGTGGTCCATACCGGCCAGAACTACGACGTCAACCTGAACGACATCTTCTTCCAGCAGTTGGGGGTGCGTGCGCCCGACCACTACCTGGGCGCCAAGGGAAGCTTCGGCGAGCAGTTGGGAACCATCGTCGCCGGCATGGAGCGCGTCTTCGACCGGGAAAAGCCGGACCGGTTCCTGGTGCTGGGGGATACCAACAGCAGCCTGGGGGCCATCGCCGCCAAGCGCATGGGGATACCGGTCTACCATATGGAAGCGGGCAACCGCTGCTACGACGACCGGGTGCCGGAAGAGGTCAACCGCCGCATCATCGACCATTCCAGCGACATCCTGTTGCCGTACACCGAGCGCAGTCGCCAGAACCTGCTGCGGGAGGGGATTCCCGGCGAACGCATCTACGTCACCGGCAACCCGATCAACGAGGTCATCAACCACTACCAGCCCCAGATAGCCCAATCCCGCATACTGGAAGAGTTGGGCGTGGCAGCGGGCAAATACTTCCTTGTCACCATGCACCGGGCCGAGAATGTTGATATCAAGGAACGCATCGAAAGCCTGACCACGACGTTTGCCCGGTTGCAGAAGGAATACGGGCTGCCTTTCATCATCAGCACCCACCCCCGGACCAGGGCGCGCATGGAGCAGTTCGGCATGGACACCGCCAACCCCCTGCTCCGCTTCATGCCCCCCTTCGGTTTCTTCGAGTTCATCACGCTGGAGAGGAATGCCTTCTGCGTCTTGAGCGACAGCGGCACGGTCCAGGAGGAGTGCGCCATCTTCGGCGTGCCCAACGTGACCATCCGCGACGTCACCGAGCGCCCCGAAACATTGGAGTGCGGCAGCAACATGCTGAGCGGGGCGGAGGTGGAATCGGTGATGACCTGTGTCAAAACCGTGCTTTCCGCCGCGTGCGACTGGGAGGCCCCGAAGGAGTATCGTGCCGAACAGGTAAGTGAAGTGGTGACGAAGATCGTGCTTGGATACCGCTAA